In Staphylococcus saccharolyticus, one genomic interval encodes:
- a CDS encoding DUF4887 domain-containing protein, giving the protein MSGIAKIISTIVVLLLLIGLAFGIYSFVDSSKKANERLNDKTTEQHDKKKDEKDKKKDKEKDKMKDTQQTQQVPSQQTTQSSTQQRRTTQSPTQQQRTQQPRTQEKQTQQKSTQEPKTQEKQKSKQDSSDSKETPSTEEKLSTQQKPQQNHSSQSSSNSTSNRNSSQSSQRNSSQSQQSTQQNNQRSASNQRSSCQSASNQNTKSLI; this is encoded by the coding sequence ATGAGCGGTATTGCCAAAATAATTAGTACAATTGTAGTATTACTGCTACTTATTGGCTTGGCTTTTGGAATTTATTCTTTCGTTGATAGTTCAAAAAAGGCAAACGAGCGTTTAAATGACAAAACAACAGAACAGCACGATAAGAAAAAAGATGAAAAGGATAAAAAGAAAGACAAAGAAAAGGACAAAATGAAGGACACTCAACAAACACAACAGGTTCCTTCACAACAAACGACGCAATCATCAACGCAACAAAGACGTACAACACAATCTCCGACTCAACAGCAAAGAACCCAACAACCTCGTACTCAAGAAAAACAAACGCAACAAAAATCAACACAAGAACCTAAAACACAAGAAAAGCAAAAATCTAAACAAGATAGTTCTGATTCAAAAGAAACACCAAGTACGGAAGAGAAACTATCTACACAGCAAAAACCACAACAAAATCATTCCAGTCAATCATCATCTAATAGCACTTCTAATCGTAACAGTAGTCAATCATCACAAAGAAATTCGAGTCAATCACAACAATCAACTCAACAAAATAATCAAAGAAGTGCTAGCAACCAACGCTCAAGCTGTCAGAGTGCTAGTAATCAAAACACAAAATCACTAATATAA
- a CDS encoding TIGR01777 family oxidoreductase, protein MKRYLITGGTGMVGSHLVNEIKNTDAQITILTRQDKMSYHPNIMYVNWSKEGWQQKVPEIDVVINLAGATLNKRWTQSHKQDMMVSRIQSTQALYELFEARSKKPEILFNASAMGYYPQDLYYSYTELYKTLPFDFLSDIVYQWERFANKFKHFGTRVLLGRFGLILSDDGGALQTMEMLYRFYVGGKLGSGQQWYSWIHIDDLIRAILFTIENKEAQGPFNLTAPIPERQNLFGYTLARAMHKPHETWAPKLAMRLILGEMSTIVLDTQKVLPNKLHALGFEFKYNNLRNALDDLVRT, encoded by the coding sequence ATGAAACGTTATTTAATTACAGGTGGAACTGGAATGGTAGGTTCACACTTAGTGAATGAAATCAAGAACACTGATGCACAGATTACAATTTTAACAAGGCAAGATAAAATGTCTTATCACCCAAATATCATGTATGTCAATTGGTCAAAAGAAGGTTGGCAACAAAAAGTTCCTGAGATTGATGTGGTTATTAATTTAGCTGGTGCAACGTTAAACAAAAGATGGACGCAATCTCATAAACAAGATATGATGGTCAGCCGAATACAATCTACACAAGCGCTTTATGAGTTATTCGAAGCACGCTCCAAAAAGCCTGAGATATTGTTTAATGCAAGTGCAATGGGATATTACCCACAAGATTTGTATTATAGTTATACTGAATTATATAAAACGTTACCTTTTGACTTCTTATCAGACATTGTTTATCAATGGGAACGTTTCGCAAATAAATTCAAACATTTTGGCACCCGTGTCCTGTTAGGTCGATTCGGTCTTATACTTTCTGATGATGGTGGTGCACTTCAAACAATGGAAATGCTTTATCGTTTTTATGTGGGAGGTAAACTAGGTTCAGGTCAACAGTGGTATTCATGGATTCACATTGACGACTTAATTAGAGCAATTTTATTTACAATTGAGAATAAAGAAGCGCAAGGTCCCTTTAACTTAACAGCACCAATTCCAGAAAGACAAAATTTATTTGGTTACACATTAGCACGTGCGATGCATAAACCACATGAAACTTGGGCTCCAAAGTTAGCAATGCGTTTAATTTTAGGCGAAATGTCTACAATCGTGTTAGATACTCAAAAAGTTTTACCAAATAAATTACATGCGCTAGGATTTGAGTTTAAATATAATAATTTACGTAATGCTTTAGATGATTTAGTTAGAACTTAA
- the clpP gene encoding ATP-dependent Clp endopeptidase proteolytic subunit ClpP codes for MNLIPTVIETTNRGERAYDIYSRLLKDRIIMLGSQIDDNVANSIVSQLLFLQAQDSEKDIYLYINSPGGSVTAGFAIYDTIQHIKPDVQTICIGMAASMGSFLLAAGAKGKRFALPNAEVMIHQPLGGAQGQATEIEIAANHILKTREKLNRILAERTDQSIEKIQQDTDRDNFLTAEEAKEYGLIDEVMEPKGK; via the coding sequence ATGAATTTAATTCCTACAGTTATTGAAACAACAAATCGTGGTGAACGTGCATATGATATTTATTCACGTTTATTAAAAGACCGTATTATTATGTTAGGGTCTCAAATTGATGATAATGTAGCAAATTCTATCGTGTCTCAATTATTATTCTTACAAGCACAAGACTCTGAAAAAGATATTTACTTATATATTAATTCACCAGGTGGTAGTGTAACAGCAGGATTCGCTATCTATGATACAATTCAACATATTAAACCAGATGTACAAACAATCTGTATTGGTATGGCTGCATCAATGGGCTCATTTTTACTAGCAGCAGGTGCAAAGGGTAAACGTTTCGCATTACCAAATGCTGAAGTAATGATTCACCAACCTTTAGGTGGTGCTCAAGGTCAAGCTACTGAAATTGAAATTGCAGCTAATCACATTTTAAAAACTCGTGAAAAATTAAATCGTATTTTAGCTGAACGTACTGATCAGTCTATTGAAAAAATTCAACAAGATACTGATCGTGATAACTTCTTAACTGCTGAAGAAGCTAAAGAATATGGATTAATTGATGAAGTGATGGAACCAAAAGGTAAATAA
- the whiA gene encoding DNA-binding protein WhiA, which produces MSFASDMKNELTRIEVDESNAKAELSALIRMNGALSLSNQQFVINVQTENATTARRIYSLIKRIFNVEVEILVRKKMKLKKNNIYICRTKMLAKVILNDLGILKDGIFTHEIDSEMIKDDKMRRSYLRGAFLAGGSVNNPETSSYHLEIFSQYENHSEGLTKLMNSYELNAKHLERKKGSIAYLKEAEKISDFLSLIGGYQALLKFEDVRIVRDMRNSVNRLVNCETANLNKTVSAAIRQVESIQLIDEEIGLDNLPDRLREVAKLRVEHQEISLKELGEKVSTGPISKSGINHRLRKLNELADKIRNGEHIEL; this is translated from the coding sequence ATGAGCTTTGCATCTGATATGAAAAATGAATTAACACGCATTGAAGTAGATGAATCAAATGCTAAAGCAGAGCTCAGTGCATTAATTCGTATGAATGGCGCACTTAGTCTATCAAATCAGCAATTTGTAATTAATGTACAAACTGAAAATGCAACAACAGCTCGTCGAATTTATTCTCTAATTAAACGTATATTTAATGTTGAAGTTGAAATTTTAGTAAGAAAAAAGATGAAGTTAAAGAAGAACAATATTTATATTTGTCGTACTAAAATGTTAGCTAAAGTAATACTCAATGATTTAGGTATTTTAAAAGATGGCATTTTTACACATGAAATCGATTCAGAGATGATTAAAGATGATAAAATGCGTCGTAGTTATCTACGTGGTGCATTTTTAGCAGGCGGGTCAGTTAATAATCCAGAAACTTCTTCATATCATTTAGAAATATTTTCACAGTATGAAAATCATTCTGAAGGATTAACTAAGTTAATGAATAGTTATGAGCTTAATGCTAAACATTTAGAACGTAAAAAGGGAAGCATTGCTTATCTAAAAGAAGCTGAAAAAATTTCTGATTTTCTGAGCCTCATTGGTGGTTATCAGGCGTTGCTAAAATTTGAAGATGTAAGAATTGTTCGCGATATGCGTAATTCCGTGAATCGTCTCGTTAATTGTGAAACTGCAAATCTAAACAAGACGGTAAGTGCAGCTATAAGACAAGTTGAGAGCATTCAACTTATAGATGAAGAGATAGGGTTAGATAATTTACCAGATCGATTGAGAGAAGTTGCTAAGCTTAGAGTAGAACATCAAGAGATATCTTTAAAAGAACTAGGAGAAAAGGTGTCAACTGGGCCCATTTCAAAGTCAGGAATCAATCATCGTTTAAGAAAGCTCAATGAACTTGCTGATAAAATACGTAATGGTGAGCATATTGAATTATAA
- a CDS encoding gluconeogenesis factor YvcK family protein codes for MKQMKVVLIGGGTGLSVLARGLREFPIDITAIVTVADNGGSTGKIRDVMDIPAPGDIRNVIAALSDSESILTQLFQYRFGENQVDGHALGNLVIAGMTNITNDFGHAIKELSKVLNIKGQVIPSTNTSVQLNAVMEDGEIVHGETNIPKSHKKINHVFLEPSDVEPMSEAVEALEQADLIVLGPGSLYTSVVSNLCVKGISEALLRSAAPKLYVANVMTQPGETDNYDVKEHIDALSQQVGQEFIDFVICSSESYSQDVLHRYKEKNSKPVAVHKEELKAKGIRVLTASNLVEISDEHYVRHNTKILSKMIYELALELTSTIRFNPNEK; via the coding sequence ATGAAACAAATGAAAGTTGTACTTATTGGAGGCGGAACAGGTTTATCTGTTTTAGCTCGAGGACTGAGAGAATTTCCGATAGATATCACTGCTATTGTAACAGTTGCTGATAATGGTGGCAGTACAGGTAAAATTAGAGATGTCATGGATATCCCTGCCCCAGGAGATATACGTAACGTTATTGCTGCATTGAGTGACTCAGAATCTATTTTAACTCAGCTATTTCAATATCGTTTCGGTGAAAATCAAGTTGACGGTCATGCTTTAGGTAATCTAGTCATTGCTGGAATGACAAATATCACGAATGATTTTGGTCATGCGATCAAAGAGTTAAGTAAAGTTTTAAATATTAAAGGTCAAGTCATACCGTCTACAAATACGAGTGTACAATTAAACGCTGTGATGGAAGATGGAGAAATTGTTCATGGTGAAACTAATATTCCTAAATCACATAAGAAAATTAATCACGTTTTTTTAGAACCTAGTGATGTTGAACCGATGTCTGAAGCGGTAGAGGCACTTGAACAAGCTGATTTAATTGTTCTTGGGCCCGGTTCATTATACACAAGTGTTGTATCTAATCTTTGTGTGAAAGGAATCTCAGAAGCGTTATTACGTTCAGCTGCACCAAAACTTTATGTTGCAAACGTGATGACTCAACCTGGAGAAACGGATAATTATGATGTAAAAGAACATATTGATGCACTAAGTCAACAAGTAGGACAAGAATTTATTGATTTTGTAATTTGTAGTTCGGAATCATATAGTCAAGACGTGTTGCATCGTTATAAAGAGAAAAATTCAAAACCTGTTGCCGTGCACAAAGAAGAATTAAAAGCTAAAGGCATTAGAGTATTGACCGCTTCAAATTTAGTTGAAATATCAGACGAACACTATGTACGTCACAATACTAAAATTTTGTCAAAAATGATTTATGAGCTAGCTCTTGAATTGACAAGTACCATTCGTTTTAATCCCAATGAGAAATAA
- the rapZ gene encoding RNase adapter RapZ, which yields MKNSEKEISKSELLVVTGMSGAGKSLVIQSLEDMGFFCVDNLPPVLLPKFVELMEQGNPSLQKVAIAIDLRGKELFKSLVKEIDIIKSRNDVIVDVMFLEAKTEKIISRYKESRRAHPLNEQGQRSLIDAINEEREHLSEIRSIANYVIDTTQIKPKELKQRIAKFYLDDNFETFTINVSSFGFKHSIQMDADLVFDVRFLPNPYYVEELRPLTGLDDQVYNYVMKWKETEIFFEKLTDLLKYMIPGYKKEGKSQLVIAIGCTGGQHRSVALAKRLGEYLDEIFDYNVYVHHRDAHIESGERE from the coding sequence ATGAAAAACAGCGAAAAGGAAATAAGTAAAAGTGAACTATTAGTTGTTACAGGAATGTCAGGAGCGGGTAAATCACTAGTGATTCAAAGTCTCGAAGATATGGGATTCTTCTGCGTAGATAACTTGCCACCTGTACTGTTGCCTAAATTTGTAGAACTAATGGAACAGGGAAATCCTTCTTTACAGAAGGTTGCAATTGCAATTGATCTTAGAGGAAAAGAACTATTTAAATCCTTAGTTAAAGAAATAGATATCATTAAGAGTCGTAATGATGTGATAGTAGACGTTATGTTTTTAGAAGCTAAAACTGAAAAAATCATTTCACGTTATAAAGAATCTAGAAGAGCTCATCCGCTTAATGAGCAAGGTCAACGTTCATTAATCGATGCAATTAATGAAGAAAGAGAACATCTTTCAGAAATTAGAAGTATTGCGAATTATGTGATAGATACGACTCAAATTAAGCCAAAAGAACTTAAACAACGTATTGCCAAGTTTTACTTGGACGATAATTTTGAAACATTTACTATTAACGTTTCAAGTTTTGGCTTTAAACATAGTATTCAAATGGATGCAGATTTAGTTTTCGATGTAAGATTTTTACCAAACCCCTATTATGTTGAAGAATTGCGTCCGCTTACTGGTTTAGATGATCAAGTTTACAATTACGTAATGAAATGGAAAGAAACGGAAATTTTCTTTGAAAAACTAACGGATTTATTGAAATATATGATTCCTGGTTATAAAAAAGAGGGTAAATCACAATTGGTAATTGCTATAGGTTGCACAGGTGGTCAACATCGATCAGTTGCTTTAGCAAAACGTTTAGGCGAATATCTTGATGAGATCTTTGATTACAATGTTTATGTGCATCACAGAGATGCACATATTGAAAGTGGAGAGAGAGAATGA
- the trxB gene encoding thioredoxin-disulfide reductase has product MTEVDFDVAIIGAGPAGMTAAVYASRANLKTVMIERGMPGGQMANTEEVENFPGFEMITGPDLSTKMFEHAKKFGAEYQYGDIKSVEDKGEYKIINLDNKEVKAHAVIISTGAEYKKIGVPGEQELGGRGVSYCAVCDGAFFKNKRLFVIGGGDSAVEEGTFLTKFADKVTIVHRRDELRAQNILQERAFKNDKVDFIWSHTLKTINEKDGKVGSVTLESTKDSTEQTFDADGVFIYIGMKPLTGPFKELGITNETGYIVTKADMSTKVPGVFAAGDVREKGLRQIVTATGDGSIAAQSAADYITELKDK; this is encoded by the coding sequence ATGACTGAAGTAGATTTTGACGTAGCAATTATCGGTGCTGGCCCTGCCGGTATGACAGCAGCAGTGTATGCATCTAGAGCAAATTTAAAAACAGTTATGATTGAACGTGGTATGCCAGGTGGTCAAATGGCCAATACTGAAGAGGTAGAGAACTTTCCTGGATTTGAGATGATTACTGGTCCAGATTTATCCACAAAAATGTTTGAACATGCAAAGAAATTTGGAGCAGAATATCAGTATGGAGATATTAAATCTGTAGAAGACAAAGGTGAATACAAAATCATTAACTTAGACAACAAAGAGGTTAAAGCTCATGCTGTCATCATTTCAACTGGTGCTGAATATAAAAAAATCGGTGTTCCAGGTGAGCAAGAACTTGGTGGCCGTGGCGTAAGTTACTGCGCAGTTTGTGATGGTGCCTTCTTTAAAAATAAACGTCTTTTTGTTATTGGAGGCGGTGACTCAGCAGTAGAAGAAGGAACGTTCTTAACCAAATTTGCTGATAAAGTTACAATAGTACATCGTAGAGATGAACTCCGTGCTCAAAACATTTTACAAGAACGAGCTTTTAAAAATGATAAAGTTGACTTCATTTGGAGTCATACATTAAAAACAATTAATGAAAAAGATGGTAAGGTTGGATCTGTAACGTTAGAATCAACAAAAGATAGTACAGAACAAACTTTTGATGCAGATGGGGTCTTTATCTATATTGGAATGAAGCCGTTGACTGGACCATTTAAAGAATTAGGTATCACTAATGAGACAGGTTATATTGTTACCAAAGCTGATATGAGTACAAAAGTTCCTGGTGTTTTTGCAGCTGGAGATGTGCGTGAAAAAGGATTGCGTCAAATCGTCACTGCTACAGGAGATGGAAGTATTGCAGCTCAAAGTGCAGCAGATTATATTACAGAATTAAAGGATAAATAA
- a CDS encoding acyltransferase, whose product MRRLVKQKYQAVNTLWQIYKIVKFSKVFKQTLLIEVSRFIPCMTVKNYICRKWLNMKVGSYTSFAYKVMLDLFYPKLISVGNNTVVGYNTTILTHEVLGNEWRLGKVKIGSHTLIGANTTILPGITIGNHVKIGAGTVISTDVPDNSFAFGNPIQIKLHSGGDN is encoded by the coding sequence TTGAGAAGATTGGTGAAACAAAAATATCAAGCTGTTAATACTTTGTGGCAAATCTATAAGATAGTCAAATTTTCAAAAGTTTTTAAGCAGACATTGTTAATAGAAGTATCTCGATTTATCCCATGTATGACTGTGAAAAACTACATTTGTCGAAAGTGGTTAAATATGAAAGTCGGTTCATATACCTCATTTGCTTATAAAGTAATGCTTGACTTGTTTTATCCTAAATTAATATCTGTTGGCAACAATACAGTCGTTGGGTATAATACAACAATACTAACTCATGAAGTACTTGGGAATGAGTGGAGACTAGGGAAAGTCAAAATAGGAAGTCATACTTTAATAGGGGCTAATACTACGATTTTACCTGGTATAACAATTGGGAATCATGTCAAAATTGGTGCTGGCACTGTTATATCAACAGATGTACCAGACAACAGTTTTGCATTTGGGAATCCTATACAAATAAAATTACATTCAGGAGGTGACAATTGA
- the lgt gene encoding prolipoprotein diacylglyceryl transferase has translation MGLTIRYIDPVAFSIGPIHVRWYGIIIACGILLGYFIAQAALKKVGLHKDTLVDIIFYSAIFGFIIARLYFVIFQWPYYMHHLAEIPKIWHGGIAIHGGLIGGIITGIIMCKVKNLHPLQIGDIVAPSIILAQGIGRWGNFMNHEAHGGPVSKTFLDNLHLPDFIIRNMYIEGQYYHPTFLYESIWDVLGFIILIALRKHLRLGETFFGYLIWYSVGRFFVEGLRTDSLMLTSHIRVAQLVSVLLIVISIVLIIYRRAKCQPTPFKTLGPLSWPGKKVS, from the coding sequence ATGGGTTTAACTATAAGATATATTGATCCTGTTGCCTTTAGTATTGGACCAATACACGTACGTTGGTACGGTATTATCATTGCTTGTGGTATTTTATTAGGATATTTTATTGCTCAAGCAGCATTAAAAAAAGTTGGTTTACATAAAGATACGCTTGTCGATATTATTTTTTATAGTGCTATATTTGGTTTCATTATTGCTCGATTATATTTTGTAATATTCCAGTGGCCGTATTATATGCACCATTTAGCTGAAATACCTAAGATATGGCATGGAGGGATTGCCATTCATGGTGGTCTCATAGGTGGAATTATTACTGGAATTATCATGTGTAAAGTGAAAAACCTTCACCCTTTACAGATTGGTGATATCGTAGCTCCGAGCATTATCTTAGCCCAAGGTATAGGACGATGGGGTAATTTTATGAATCACGAAGCTCATGGTGGGCCAGTTTCTAAAACTTTTCTGGATAATCTTCATTTGCCAGATTTTATTATTAGAAATATGTACATAGAAGGGCAATACTATCATCCTACATTTTTATACGAATCTATATGGGATGTACTTGGATTTATTATCTTAATTGCACTAAGAAAGCATCTTAGACTAGGAGAGACTTTCTTTGGATATTTAATTTGGTATTCTGTGGGTCGTTTCTTTGTTGAAGGATTAAGAACAGATAGCTTAATGCTTACAAGTCATATTCGAGTAGCACAACTTGTTTCAGTATTATTAATTGTAATAAGTATTGTGTTAATTATATATAGAAGAGCGAAATGTCAACCGACTCCATTTAAAACATTAGGGCCATTGTCATGGCCTGGTAAAAAAGTATCGTGA
- the hprK gene encoding HPr(Ser) kinase/phosphatase — MLTTERLVNTLNLELLTGEQGLHRPIKNTDISRPGLEMAGYFSHYASDRIQLLGTTELSFYNLLPDEDKKGRMRKLCRPETPAIIVTRGLEPPEELISASKGTHTPIIVAKDATTSLMSRLTTFLEHELAKTTSLHGVLVDVYGVGVLITGDSGIGKSETALELVKRGHRLVADDNVEIKEITKDELVGKPPKLIEHLLEIRGLGIINVMTLFGAGSILTEKQIQLNINLENWNKNKLYDRVGLNEETLKILDTEITKKTIPVRPGRNVAVIIEVAAMNYRLNIMGINTAVEFNERLNEEIVRNSYKSEE; from the coding sequence ATGTTAACAACAGAAAGATTAGTAAATACGCTTAATTTAGAATTACTAACTGGGGAACAAGGTTTGCATAGACCAATTAAAAATACAGATATTTCACGTCCAGGTCTAGAAATGGCAGGATATTTTTCACACTATGCATCTGATAGAATTCAATTATTAGGGACTACTGAATTATCATTTTATAATTTGCTTCCTGATGAAGATAAGAAAGGAAGAATGAGAAAGTTATGTCGACCTGAAACGCCTGCAATTATTGTTACACGTGGGTTAGAACCTCCTGAAGAACTAATTAGTGCTTCTAAAGGAACACATACACCTATTATTGTGGCCAAAGATGCAACGACAAGCCTTATGAGCCGATTGACTACCTTTTTAGAACATGAACTAGCTAAGACCACCTCTTTACATGGTGTACTAGTAGATGTCTACGGAGTTGGTGTATTAATTACTGGAGATTCAGGTATAGGGAAAAGTGAGACTGCATTAGAGTTGGTTAAACGTGGCCATAGACTCGTGGCTGATGATAATGTAGAAATTAAAGAGATTACTAAAGATGAGCTTGTCGGAAAGCCACCGAAACTTATCGAACATTTGTTAGAAATTCGTGGTCTTGGAATCATCAATGTAATGACTCTATTTGGTGCAGGATCTATCTTAACTGAAAAGCAAATTCAATTAAATATAAATCTAGAAAATTGGAATAAAAATAAACTATATGATCGCGTAGGTCTCAATGAAGAAACATTAAAAATTCTAGATACCGAAATTACCAAGAAAACAATTCCTGTTAGACCAGGACGAAATGTTGCAGTCATTATTGAAGTCGCTGCAATGAATTATCGTTTAAATATCATGGGAATTAACACAGCGGTAGAATTTAACGAGAGATTAAATGAAGAAATTGTACGAAACAGTTATAAAAGTGAGGAGTAG